A window of Mycolicibacterium fluoranthenivorans contains these coding sequences:
- the helR gene encoding RNA polymerase recycling motor ATPase HelR yields MTSGDYDDELRSERQYVDRLYTRLDTERSAAKQRYDAALRGDIDAQDGATLLERDVGVRALAREMNRLDVADSGLCFGRLDSESGERMYIGRLGLFDPEDGYEPLLQDWRAPASRAFYTATAANPESMRLRRQFRTLGRRLVSFTDEVLGRPDAATGGDAALLAAVNAPRGDGMRDIVATIQAEQDEIIRLDHPGVLVIEGGPGTGKTVVALHRVAYLLYTRREQIERHGALVVGPSPAFLEHIGRVLPSLGETDVVFTTTGDLVPGLRVTAEDAPAVARIKGSLRMLEVLAAAVADRQRLPEEPLTIELSDVTVRIDAETAQWAREEARGSGHPHNQARAVFIDIVTYVLTERAIARIGRGWLSRSDKNAWEQMRTDLLEDLAENTAFHAAIDELWPLLTPESVLSQLYSSKERLRAAGADEALWRADGQAWTVSDVPLLDELVDLLGRDKAADRAAARERKKQEAYAKGVLDLMVAREELMDDEDRLLAQDILAAEDLADRFSERDTRDLVERAAADRDWTYRHVVVDEAQELSEMDWRVLMRRCPARSFTIVGDLAQRRSEAGARSWDAMLAPYVPGRWVYRSLSVNYRTPAEIMAVAAALLAEFAPEVTPPESVRASGFAPWARQLDADELPSAIAQFVAEEDRLPGTCVVIGPPGVPGTVPASQTKGLEYDAVLVVEPQRILAEGGARGSADLYVALTRATQRLGVLHTGPLPEALRGL; encoded by the coding sequence GTGACTAGCGGAGATTACGACGACGAACTGCGGTCGGAACGGCAGTACGTGGACCGCCTGTATACCCGGCTGGACACCGAGCGCTCGGCGGCCAAACAACGCTACGACGCCGCGCTGCGCGGTGATATCGACGCCCAGGACGGTGCGACGCTGCTGGAACGCGATGTCGGCGTGCGGGCTCTCGCGCGGGAGATGAATCGCCTCGACGTCGCCGACAGCGGGCTGTGCTTCGGACGGCTGGACTCCGAGTCCGGCGAGCGGATGTACATCGGGCGGCTCGGCCTGTTCGATCCGGAGGACGGCTACGAGCCACTGCTGCAGGACTGGCGCGCCCCCGCATCGCGGGCGTTCTACACGGCCACCGCGGCGAACCCGGAGAGTATGCGGCTGCGGCGCCAATTCCGCACGCTCGGAAGGCGATTGGTCAGCTTCACCGACGAGGTGCTGGGCCGCCCCGACGCCGCCACCGGTGGGGACGCCGCGCTGCTGGCGGCGGTCAACGCCCCGCGCGGTGACGGGATGCGGGACATCGTCGCGACCATCCAGGCCGAACAGGACGAGATCATCCGGCTCGACCATCCCGGAGTGCTGGTGATCGAGGGTGGGCCCGGCACCGGAAAGACCGTGGTGGCCCTGCACCGGGTGGCCTATCTGCTCTACACCCGCCGGGAGCAGATCGAGCGGCACGGCGCGCTGGTCGTCGGGCCGAGCCCCGCCTTCCTGGAGCACATCGGCCGGGTGCTGCCCTCCCTCGGCGAGACCGACGTGGTGTTCACCACCACCGGCGACCTGGTGCCCGGTCTGCGGGTCACCGCCGAGGACGCCCCGGCCGTGGCGCGGATCAAGGGCTCGCTGCGCATGCTCGAGGTGCTCGCCGCGGCGGTCGCCGACCGCCAACGCCTGCCCGAGGAGCCGCTGACCATCGAGCTCTCGGATGTCACGGTGCGCATCGACGCGGAGACCGCACAGTGGGCCCGGGAAGAGGCCCGCGGCAGCGGCCATCCGCACAATCAGGCCCGCGCGGTCTTCATCGATATCGTCACCTACGTCCTGACCGAGCGGGCCATCGCCCGTATCGGCCGAGGCTGGCTGTCCCGGTCGGACAAGAACGCCTGGGAGCAGATGCGTACCGACCTGCTCGAGGACCTGGCCGAGAACACCGCGTTCCACGCCGCCATCGACGAACTATGGCCGCTACTGACTCCGGAATCCGTTCTTTCGCAGCTGTATTCGTCCAAGGAGCGGTTGCGCGCCGCGGGTGCCGACGAGGCGCTCTGGCGGGCCGACGGCCAGGCGTGGACGGTGTCGGACGTACCGCTGCTCGACGAACTGGTCGACCTGCTCGGCCGGGACAAGGCCGCCGACCGGGCCGCCGCCCGCGAACGCAAGAAGCAGGAGGCCTACGCCAAGGGCGTCCTGGACCTGATGGTCGCCCGCGAAGAACTGATGGACGATGAGGACCGGTTGCTCGCCCAGGACATCCTGGCGGCCGAGGACCTCGCCGACAGGTTCTCCGAACGCGATACCCGCGATCTCGTCGAACGCGCTGCCGCCGACCGGGATTGGACGTACCGGCATGTGGTGGTCGACGAGGCGCAGGAGCTGTCCGAGATGGACTGGCGGGTGCTCATGCGGCGCTGCCCCGCACGGTCGTTCACCATCGTCGGCGATCTGGCCCAGCGCCGCTCCGAAGCCGGTGCGCGGTCCTGGGATGCGATGCTGGCACCGTACGTCCCGGGCCGGTGGGTGTACCGCTCGCTGTCGGTGAACTACCGGACCCCCGCGGAGATCATGGCCGTCGCGGCAGCCCTGCTCGCGGAGTTCGCACCCGAGGTGACCCCGCCGGAATCGGTGCGGGCATCAGGCTTCGCGCCGTGGGCACGACAGCTCGACGCGGATGAATTACCCTCGGCGATAGCGCAGTTCGTGGCCGAGGAGGACCGCCTGCCCGGCACCTGCGTGGTGATCGGACCACCCGGCGTGCCGGGCACCGTACCCGCATCGCAGACCAAGGGCCTGGAGTACGACGCCGTCCTGGTGGTCGAACCGCAACGGATCCTGGCCGAGGGCGGTGCGCGCGGATCGGCCGACCTCTACGTCGCGCTGACCCGTGCCACCCAGCGTCTCGGCGTGCTGCACACCGGTCCGCTACCGGAGGCTCTGCGCGGGCTGTAG
- a CDS encoding winged helix-turn-helix transcriptional regulator translates to MSRRNYGQFCGLAHALDVVGERWTLLIVRELASGPKRYTQLAEALTGIGTSLLATRVRQLEADGVVTRTLVLDQPTAAVAYELTPSGIELAKATVPLALWGARHQMAGVESVEETFRAEWALGFLAAADDDEIPADFAAVYQFHIDGSSACLHVRDGRLRVKAGAAPAADVTVRTTAATFLAIAGRHVTLGEAIARGDLEVTGDADAMAQLTGIVERRLPGGASLRA, encoded by the coding sequence ATGTCCCGGCGCAATTACGGTCAGTTCTGCGGTCTCGCCCACGCCCTCGATGTGGTGGGCGAACGCTGGACGCTGCTGATAGTCCGGGAGCTGGCATCCGGGCCGAAGCGGTACACGCAGCTCGCGGAGGCGCTGACCGGTATCGGCACCAGCCTGCTGGCCACCCGGGTCCGGCAGCTCGAGGCCGACGGCGTCGTCACCCGCACGCTCGTCCTCGACCAGCCCACTGCGGCGGTGGCCTACGAACTCACCCCGTCGGGCATCGAGCTCGCGAAGGCCACCGTGCCGCTCGCGCTCTGGGGCGCGCGGCACCAGATGGCCGGCGTCGAGTCCGTCGAGGAGACCTTCCGCGCCGAGTGGGCGCTCGGCTTCCTGGCCGCCGCCGACGACGACGAGATACCCGCCGATTTCGCTGCGGTCTACCAGTTCCACATCGACGGCAGCAGCGCCTGTCTGCACGTCCGGGACGGCCGGCTGCGGGTCAAGGCCGGCGCCGCTCCTGCGGCCGACGTCACCGTCCGGACCACCGCCGCGACGTTCCTCGCGATCGCCGGGCGACACGTCACCTTGGGCGAGGCCATCGCCAGGGGTGATCTGGAGGTCACCGGCGACGCCGACGCGATGGCCCAGCTGACCGGTATCGTCGAGCGGCGCCTGCCGGGCGGTGCGTCCCTGCGTGCCTGA
- a CDS encoding PadR family transcriptional regulator: protein MALRDAVLAALLDGESSGYDLAKSFHASVANFWTATPQQLYRELDRLAADGLIEARVVQQERRPTKRIFSLTPAGHAAIMAFTAAPPKPSIFRNELLIKVNALDGGDATAVRGLVAEQLTWSQTKLERYERMRVRLLAGRDEDDHLANGTRIGPYLTLLRGIAFEEENIRWAQRTLSVLDRRAASEPIHLA, encoded by the coding sequence GTGGCACTACGCGACGCGGTACTGGCCGCCCTGCTCGACGGTGAATCGTCGGGCTACGACCTGGCCAAGTCCTTCCACGCCTCGGTGGCCAACTTCTGGACCGCCACCCCGCAACAGCTGTACCGAGAACTGGATCGGCTGGCCGCAGACGGCCTCATCGAAGCCCGGGTCGTCCAGCAGGAGCGTCGGCCCACCAAGCGGATCTTCTCGCTGACACCGGCCGGGCACGCGGCCATCATGGCGTTCACCGCCGCACCGCCGAAACCCTCGATCTTCCGCAACGAGCTGCTCATCAAAGTCAACGCTCTCGACGGCGGTGACGCCACCGCCGTCCGCGGCCTGGTGGCCGAGCAGCTCACGTGGTCGCAGACCAAACTCGAACGCTACGAACGGATGCGGGTGCGTCTGCTCGCCGGCCGGGATGAGGACGACCATCTCGCCAACGGCACGCGGATCGGCCCGTACCTGACCCTGCTGCGCGGCATCGCCTTCGAAGAGGAGAACATCCGCTGGGCGCAGCGCACGCTGTCGGTACTCGACAGGCGCGCGGCCTCAGAGCCGATACATCTCGCGTGA
- a CDS encoding nuclear transport factor 2 family protein, producing MHPFRQAVEARDPDAMAAQLADDVVFTSPVAFKPYPGKPITAAILRGVLRVFEDFRYIREINDGHDHALVFEATVSGKRITGCDFIHTNDAGLIDDFMVMVRPLSGAQALSEAMAAQFPQIQREALGEHRA from the coding sequence ATGCATCCCTTCCGTCAAGCCGTCGAAGCCCGCGATCCCGACGCGATGGCCGCCCAGCTGGCCGACGATGTGGTGTTCACCAGCCCGGTGGCCTTCAAGCCGTATCCGGGCAAACCGATCACCGCGGCCATCCTGCGCGGGGTGCTGCGGGTGTTCGAGGACTTCCGCTACATCCGCGAGATCAACGATGGACACGATCACGCGCTGGTCTTCGAGGCGACGGTGTCCGGTAAACGGATCACCGGTTGCGACTTCATCCACACCAACGACGCCGGCCTCATCGACGACTTCATGGTGATGGTCCGACCGCTCTCCGGGGCGCAGGCGTTGTCCGAGGCGATGGCCGCCCAGTTCCCGCAGATCCAGAGGGAAGCCCTCGGAGAGCACCGCGCATGA
- a CDS encoding LLM class F420-dependent oxidoreductase, which translates to MKIGLGINYAGGFKEVAAEVADLERAGLDIVFVPEAYSFDAVSALGYLAASTERVQLASGIMQLYTRTPTLTAMTAAGLDYVSDGRFILGLGASGPQVIEGFHGVPYDAPIARTREVVQICRQVWRRERLQFDGEHYTIPLPKDRGTGLGKPLKLINEPVRERVPILLAALGPKNVELTAEIAEGWQPIFFLPEKAGDVWGRALAAGRAKRDPALGELDIYAGPVLAIGDDVEPLREFVKPHLALYIGGMGAKGKNFYHSLATSYGYGPQADRIQELYLAGEKEAAAKAVPDELVRDVSLIGSAGFVKERVAAFREAGVTALNVVPIAETPAARVKLIETLRELV; encoded by the coding sequence ATGAAGATCGGGCTGGGTATCAACTACGCCGGCGGATTCAAAGAGGTCGCGGCCGAGGTCGCCGACCTCGAACGCGCCGGCTTGGACATCGTGTTCGTCCCGGAGGCGTACTCGTTCGATGCGGTGAGCGCACTGGGCTATCTGGCGGCCAGCACCGAACGGGTGCAACTGGCCTCGGGCATCATGCAGCTCTACACCCGCACCCCCACCCTGACCGCGATGACGGCCGCCGGACTGGATTACGTGTCCGACGGCCGGTTCATCCTCGGCCTGGGGGCCTCCGGGCCGCAGGTCATCGAGGGCTTCCACGGGGTGCCGTACGACGCGCCCATCGCCCGGACTCGTGAGGTGGTGCAGATCTGCCGGCAGGTCTGGCGCCGCGAACGGCTGCAGTTCGACGGTGAGCACTACACCATCCCGTTGCCCAAGGACCGCGGCACCGGACTGGGCAAACCGCTCAAGCTGATCAACGAGCCGGTCCGGGAACGGGTCCCGATCCTGCTGGCCGCCCTGGGGCCCAAGAACGTCGAGCTGACCGCGGAGATCGCCGAAGGCTGGCAGCCCATCTTCTTCCTGCCGGAGAAGGCCGGTGACGTCTGGGGCCGGGCGCTGGCGGCCGGGCGTGCCAAGCGCGATCCGGCGCTGGGCGAACTGGACATCTACGCCGGGCCGGTGCTCGCCATCGGCGATGACGTCGAACCGCTCCGCGAGTTCGTCAAACCCCATCTGGCGCTGTATATCGGCGGGATGGGCGCGAAGGGCAAGAACTTCTACCACTCGCTGGCCACCAGCTACGGCTACGGACCGCAGGCCGACCGCATCCAGGAGCTCTACCTGGCCGGTGAGAAGGAGGCCGCCGCCAAGGCGGTGCCCGACGAGCTGGTACGCGACGTATCGCTCATCGGCTCAGCGGGATTCGTCAAGGAGCGGGTCGCCGCGTTCCGGGAGGCGGGTGTGACGGCACTCAACGTCGTGCCCATCGCCGAGACGCCCGCCGCCCGGGTCAAGCTGATCGAGACGCTGCGCGAACTGGTTTAA
- a CDS encoding cutinase family protein: MCAAAGSLAGAGQAVADPADACPDVQVVFARGTFEPAGIGGTGRAFVDALRAKTPGKSVDVYAVNYPASLDFSTAADGVIDASNKVKATASACPNTLIVLGGFSQGAAVAAYITADAVPAGFALPSGLTGPMPPSVADHVAAVALFGKPSSGFLQMIYTGAPPITVGSRYADKTDDLCIPEDPVCSPTGHDQGAHGSYAARGLTDQAADYVVSRLGGRTAAQPIDQTGQR; this comes from the coding sequence GTGTGCGCGGCGGCGGGCTCACTCGCCGGCGCTGGTCAGGCTGTGGCGGATCCGGCCGACGCGTGTCCGGACGTGCAGGTCGTCTTCGCGCGGGGGACGTTCGAGCCGGCGGGTATCGGCGGTACCGGCAGGGCGTTCGTGGATGCGCTGCGGGCCAAGACCCCGGGCAAGTCGGTGGACGTCTACGCGGTGAACTACCCTGCCTCCCTCGATTTCTCGACGGCGGCCGACGGGGTGATCGACGCCAGCAACAAGGTGAAGGCCACCGCGTCGGCCTGCCCGAACACCTTGATCGTGCTCGGCGGCTTCTCGCAGGGTGCGGCGGTGGCCGCCTACATCACGGCCGACGCCGTGCCGGCGGGCTTCGCCCTGCCCTCGGGTCTGACCGGGCCGATGCCGCCGTCGGTGGCCGATCACGTGGCCGCGGTGGCGCTGTTCGGCAAACCGTCCAGTGGCTTCCTGCAGATGATCTACACCGGCGCGCCACCGATCACCGTCGGCTCCCGGTACGCGGACAAGACCGATGACTTGTGCATCCCGGAAGATCCGGTGTGCTCACCGACCGGTCATGACCAGGGCGCCCACGGTTCGTACGCCGCCCGCGGCCTCACCGACCAGGCGGCCGACTACGTGGTCAGCCGGCTGGGCGGCCGTACCGCGGCCCAGCCCATCGACCAGACCGGCCAGCGTTAA
- a CDS encoding DEAD/DEAH box helicase: protein MTITAALLEDPTDLTALRALGADPDELFVSFADWAQRCGTTLYPAQEEALIELVSGANVVLATPTGSGKSLVATGAQYAALAGGRRSYYTAPIKALVSEKFFALCDVFGAANVGMLTGDAAVNAGAPIIACTAEILANVALREGGPESTATDLIVMDEFHFYGDPDRGWAWQVPLLELPRAQFLLMSATLGDVTFLREDLTRRTGRPTALVAGAQRPVPLFYSYATTPMHETIGDLLNTKQVPIYVVHFTQASALERAQALMSVNVCTKEEKAAIAEAIGNFRFSTAFGTTLSRLVRHGIGVHHAGMLPKYRRLVEQLAQAGLLKIICGTDTLGVGINVPIRTVVFTALSKYDGTRTRLLKAREFHQIAGRAGRAGYDTAGTVVVQAPDHEVENLKQFAKVADDPKKRRKLVRRKVPEGMVPWSEATMTRLVEAAPEPLTSNMRVSTAMILDVVDRPGNPFESMRRLLTDNHEPRKRQLKLILEAVGIARSLLQAGILERLPEPEPDGRRYRLTVDLPPDFALNQPLSTFALAAVDVLDTEAQTYARDVVSVIEATLEDPRQILAAQLNKARGEAVAQMKADGIEYDERIELLDEVTYPKPLQEMLEYTFGVYLRTNPWAADGKLAPKSIVREMWERAQTFREFVSEYGLTRSEGAVLRYLSDAFKALRSGVAATARTEELIDIVEWLGELVRQVDSSLLDEWEQLTSGDLPDAAPVTVPVRALTANERAFTAMVRNALFRRVELFARRRWADLGALDAGSGWPAHRWEEVGAAYAREHDDVGTGADARGPALLIFDRQPEVWRVRQILDDPAGDHDWGFDIEVDLAASDEEGFPVVRMTGAGRLD, encoded by the coding sequence ATGACCATCACTGCTGCGCTGCTCGAGGACCCCACCGACCTGACCGCCCTGCGGGCGCTGGGTGCCGATCCCGACGAATTGTTCGTCTCCTTCGCCGATTGGGCGCAGCGCTGCGGGACCACGCTCTACCCGGCGCAGGAGGAGGCGCTGATCGAATTGGTCAGCGGCGCCAATGTCGTGCTGGCCACCCCGACCGGGTCCGGGAAGTCGTTGGTGGCCACCGGTGCGCAGTACGCGGCGCTGGCCGGCGGCCGGCGCAGCTATTACACGGCGCCGATCAAAGCCTTGGTCAGTGAGAAGTTCTTCGCACTGTGCGACGTGTTCGGGGCGGCCAATGTCGGCATGCTCACCGGCGACGCGGCCGTCAACGCGGGTGCGCCGATCATCGCGTGCACCGCCGAGATCCTGGCCAATGTCGCGCTGCGTGAGGGCGGTCCGGAAAGCACGGCCACCGACCTCATCGTGATGGACGAGTTCCACTTCTACGGTGACCCCGACCGCGGCTGGGCCTGGCAGGTGCCGCTGCTGGAATTGCCCCGCGCGCAGTTCCTGCTGATGTCAGCCACCCTGGGCGACGTCACCTTCCTCCGCGAAGACCTGACCCGGCGCACCGGCCGGCCCACGGCACTGGTGGCCGGCGCGCAGCGCCCCGTGCCGCTGTTCTACTCCTACGCCACCACACCGATGCACGAGACCATCGGCGACCTGCTGAACACCAAACAGGTGCCCATCTACGTGGTGCACTTCACCCAGGCCTCCGCCCTGGAGCGGGCCCAGGCGCTGATGAGCGTGAACGTCTGCACCAAGGAGGAGAAGGCCGCGATCGCCGAGGCCATCGGCAACTTCCGATTTTCGACGGCGTTCGGCACCACACTGTCCCGGCTGGTGCGCCACGGCATCGGGGTGCACCACGCGGGCATGCTGCCCAAGTACCGGCGGCTGGTCGAACAGCTGGCGCAGGCCGGCCTGCTCAAGATCATCTGCGGCACCGACACGCTCGGCGTCGGCATCAACGTGCCCATCCGGACGGTGGTGTTCACCGCACTGTCGAAGTACGACGGCACCCGCACCCGACTGCTCAAGGCCCGGGAGTTCCATCAGATCGCCGGCCGGGCCGGCCGGGCCGGTTACGACACCGCGGGCACCGTCGTCGTGCAGGCCCCCGACCACGAGGTGGAGAACCTCAAACAGTTCGCCAAAGTGGCCGACGACCCCAAGAAGCGGCGAAAACTGGTGCGCCGCAAGGTACCCGAAGGCATGGTGCCGTGGAGTGAGGCGACCATGACACGGCTGGTCGAAGCCGCACCCGAGCCGTTGACCAGCAATATGCGGGTGTCCACAGCCATGATCCTGGACGTGGTCGACCGGCCCGGGAACCCGTTCGAGTCCATGCGCCGGCTGCTCACCGACAACCACGAACCCCGCAAACGCCAGCTCAAACTCATTCTGGAAGCGGTGGGCATCGCCCGCTCGCTGCTGCAGGCCGGGATCCTGGAACGGCTGCCCGAACCCGAGCCCGACGGCAGAAGGTACCGGTTGACCGTCGACCTACCGCCCGATTTCGCCCTCAACCAACCGCTGTCGACCTTCGCGCTGGCCGCCGTCGACGTGCTCGACACCGAAGCGCAAACCTATGCGCGCGACGTGGTTTCGGTGATCGAGGCCACGTTGGAGGATCCGCGCCAGATCCTGGCCGCGCAGTTGAACAAGGCCCGCGGCGAGGCCGTGGCGCAGATGAAGGCCGACGGCATCGAGTACGACGAGCGTATCGAGTTGCTCGACGAGGTGACCTATCCCAAACCGCTGCAGGAGATGCTCGAGTACACCTTCGGGGTGTACCTGCGCACCAATCCGTGGGCCGCCGACGGGAAACTCGCCCCGAAGTCGATCGTGCGCGAGATGTGGGAGCGGGCGCAGACCTTCCGGGAGTTCGTCAGCGAGTACGGCTTGACCAGGTCGGAGGGAGCGGTGTTGCGCTACCTCTCCGACGCGTTCAAGGCGCTGCGGTCCGGGGTGGCCGCCACCGCACGTACCGAGGAGCTCATCGATATCGTCGAGTGGCTCGGTGAGCTTGTGCGTCAAGTGGATTCGAGCCTGCTCGACGAATGGGAGCAGCTCACCAGCGGAGACCTGCCCGATGCTGCGCCGGTGACCGTGCCGGTGCGTGCGCTGACGGCCAACGAACGTGCGTTCACGGCGATGGTGCGCAACGCGCTGTTCCGGCGGGTCGAGTTGTTCGCGCGCCGGCGCTGGGCAGATCTGGGCGCGCTGGATGCCGGTTCGGGCTGGCCGGCACACCGTTGGGAAGAGGTCGGGGCGGCGTATGCCCGCGAACATGACGACGTGGGCACCGGCGCCGACGCCCGGGGGCCCGCCCTGCTGATCTTCGACCGCCAACCCGAGGTGTGGCGGGTCCGGCAGATCCTCGACGACCCCGCCGGCGATCATGACTGGGGATTCGACATAGAGGTGGACCTGGCCGCGTCGGATGAGGAAGGATTTCCGGTGGTGCGGATGACCGGTGCCGGGCGGCTCGACTGA
- a CDS encoding serine/threonine-protein kinase produces the protein MSLTEGQIFAGYTIRRLLGAGGMGSVYLADHPRLPRQDAVKVLAATLTADPEYAPRFRREADLVSTLSHPNILGVYDRGEVDGQLWISMVYVAGTDAARLLRDHYPNGMPAHVALPIIAGVASALDYAHQRGLLHRDIKPANILLESETSRIYLADFGIARPMDDSTKLTATNMAVGTVAYAAPEQLRGEPMDGRTDQYALACTAFHLLTGTTPYADSNPAVVITKHVTAPAPSLGERRPELRGLDPVLARAMAKSREGRYPTCGEFAHALQYQLAAPVEEPRSHPTLPATPPPPEPPAAVPPAEPASKGISKPLVAVLSVLALVLVAGAVFAGVRLSSRDGKPTATPAAPAAQVASGSGFTGLYRADFGPGTDLEGNPVPGAAATTGTYDVRSGCGSNGCIATASYVGDSGIVLVSDMTFDQIAGAWVAVATASVQCPDVPTEVWVVYTLTPQPDGTLTGETTRSTANNCGSGKRTVTFTRTGENPRSTLPDPATLPPRTTSPASGLHGRYHESTVYAAGGFAPGAPDLQVRTHCLRTGDRCISMFHAMDGVVTLVFADGTWVRDEEGTVPCAMGGTTHTKITAEYPLPGEGQDPIPVLSGKGQNVSTGGECKGGDFTDKFVRTGD, from the coding sequence GTGTCGCTCACCGAGGGTCAGATTTTCGCCGGATACACCATCCGGCGGTTGCTCGGCGCGGGCGGCATGGGCAGCGTGTACCTCGCGGACCATCCGAGGTTGCCGCGCCAGGATGCGGTGAAAGTGCTGGCGGCGACCCTCACCGCCGATCCGGAGTACGCGCCGCGGTTCCGGCGCGAGGCGGACCTGGTGTCCACCCTGTCGCACCCCAACATCCTCGGCGTGTACGACCGCGGTGAGGTCGACGGGCAACTCTGGATCTCGATGGTCTACGTGGCGGGCACCGATGCGGCCCGGTTGTTGCGCGACCACTACCCGAACGGGATGCCCGCCCACGTGGCATTGCCGATCATCGCCGGCGTCGCCTCGGCCTTGGACTACGCGCATCAGCGTGGCCTACTGCACCGAGATATCAAGCCGGCCAACATCTTGCTGGAATCCGAGACCTCGCGCATCTATCTGGCGGATTTCGGCATCGCCCGTCCGATGGACGACTCGACGAAGCTGACCGCGACCAACATGGCGGTGGGCACGGTGGCCTATGCGGCACCCGAGCAGCTGCGCGGCGAACCGATGGACGGCCGGACCGACCAATATGCGTTGGCGTGCACCGCGTTTCACCTACTCACCGGCACCACGCCGTATGCCGACAGCAATCCCGCGGTGGTGATCACCAAACACGTCACCGCGCCCGCGCCGTCCCTGGGTGAGCGCAGGCCGGAACTGCGTGGGCTGGATCCGGTGCTGGCCCGGGCGATGGCCAAGTCCCGGGAAGGCCGGTACCCCACCTGCGGCGAGTTCGCGCATGCGCTGCAGTACCAGCTCGCGGCGCCGGTGGAGGAGCCCCGAAGTCACCCCACCTTGCCGGCGACCCCGCCACCTCCGGAACCTCCGGCGGCTGTGCCACCTGCGGAACCGGCATCCAAGGGCATCTCCAAGCCACTGGTGGCGGTGCTGTCGGTGCTCGCCCTGGTGCTGGTCGCCGGTGCCGTCTTCGCGGGTGTGCGGTTGTCCTCGCGCGACGGCAAGCCGACGGCCACGCCGGCCGCCCCCGCCGCGCAGGTGGCGTCCGGATCGGGGTTCACCGGCTTGTACCGGGCCGACTTCGGGCCGGGCACCGACCTGGAGGGCAATCCGGTTCCGGGGGCGGCAGCCACGACGGGCACCTACGACGTCCGGTCCGGGTGCGGCTCGAACGGCTGCATCGCCACCGCGTCCTATGTCGGCGACAGCGGCATCGTGCTCGTCTCGGATATGACCTTCGACCAGATCGCCGGCGCCTGGGTCGCCGTGGCCACCGCGTCGGTGCAGTGTCCCGACGTTCCCACCGAGGTCTGGGTGGTGTACACCCTCACCCCGCAGCCCGACGGCACCCTGACCGGGGAGACCACCAGATCCACCGCGAATAACTGTGGTAGCGGCAAGCGGACGGTCACCTTCACCCGCACCGGTGAGAACCCGCGCAGCACGCTGCCCGACCCGGCGACCCTGCCGCCGCGGACGACGTCACCGGCATCGGGGTTACACGGGCGCTACCACGAGTCCACCGTCTACGCCGCGGGCGGTTTCGCGCCCGGAGCGCCGGACCTGCAGGTCCGCACCCACTGCCTGCGCACCGGCGATCGGTGCATCAGCATGTTCCACGCCATGGACGGTGTGGTGACGCTGGTCTTCGCCGACGGCACATGGGTGCGTGACGAGGAGGGCACCGTGCCCTGCGCGATGGGCGGCACGACTCACACCAAGATCACCGCCGAGTACCCGTTGCCGGGCGAGGGGCAGGATCCGATCCCCGTGCTCAGCGGAAAGGGTCAGAACGTGTCCACCGGTGGTGAGTGCAAGGGCGGCGATTTCACCGACAAGTTCGTCCGAACCGGCGATTGA